A window of Limanda limanda chromosome 4, fLimLim1.1, whole genome shotgun sequence genomic DNA:
tgcatCCACCACAGGTTTCATCTCTGTGCAGTGATCGTGCTCATATGATGAAGTTCACATTAAAACCTGTAGAGGGCAGCAGGAGAGATTCAAAGCCTCGAGCTGCCGGATAACTgtgagcagaagaagaaactctGCAGCCTGTCAACCACTGACATTGAAACCTGCAACTTGTCTGCGGTTAACATCAAGGTAGAGTTTCTCTTTTTATCCTTTCTCCGGGGTTGTTCTGATGAAAACATGTGAATGATGATTTCTTCTCGTGTTTTGCACTCAGTCGACAGGCTCTTGTTCTGTTTCAGTCAAGTTTAAGTTGAGTTCACATGAGTTCAGATGAGTTCAGTTCCGTGTAGCTAGCTGAGCCACTTCATGCTAACGCTAAACACGATGTGTTTGGAGTCTGGATTAAAGCTGGGAAAGTTCACACTCTGCTTTAATCTTTAATAAACTACATGTTTATTACTTGGTTCGAGATTCACTTTGcaaacatatatttttaattgCGATAGTTAACTATTTCCTTTTGGATTGGCTTTCATCAAAAGACATCAAAGTTTAAACACAGCCTGTAGTTGGGAGTATTTGTTCCAATTGAGACTCTCATGATTACCAATgattaaattaacatttatgGTTCAGTGTGTTTTACTTGAGCATGTCGGATTTTGTGTGCATCCTGTTGGAACAGGAAATAATGATGAGTCATTgggtccttttttttttacaccaaaTTCTTTAGACTGAAACAAATCAGCACCTGGCTTTGAAAGGGAATGGGAGATGGCACTCAGATTCGTTTAGTATGCCTCTTAAACTTTGTGCCATTTATACTTTTAGTCAGTAGAAGTGAATTTGAAACATTGAATTTGAAAGTCATTGTGCCACGTTTTAGAGCAGAGTTTTTTTAAGCCCTGAGTCTGTGGTCCTACCCTCACACACAACCTGACAGAAGGCAACAACCACATCTTAGTTTACTGGATGCCTATAGCGTCATGGTTATTCTATGTGATCCCACAGACACTCAACAATTGAGCTAAAAAAGGCTCTAGCTTTAGCTGTTTTATATGACTTCCTACTTCACCAAATTCATTAAGGGCTGGCCTAAGGCATTTATTAGTTTTTGATTCTTGGATATTGGGTTAGAACTTGTATCAAATCTCAAATATTTAGGCTAATATGTTGCTGTGTATATCTGTCAAACAAAGAGAGGGAATTCCTGGATTTTGCATATCCTGTGGTTAATAGCAGGGATTTTGTCATGGTAGAAATTAAGTAGTGACTCTGTGCTAAAAGATAAATTGTACTGTAGCACCACAAACTAGTAGTAACTGTAAGCTTAACCTTCCTTTGTCACATCCATTTGTGCACTTACACTGTCATGTGATTAATTAGATGAGTCTAATCCAATTAGGGCAGTAGCATGCCTGGTAGAACTCTAAGCTCGCAGCTTGGTCAGGATATCTGTGTGAGTAACCTCCAAGGACAAGAGAGCGGAGAATCGTTACAGCAGACGTTTTTCAGTAATTgcaactttttcttttacatttgagTCTGGGCTTGCATTATTCTTTTATCTGAAATCCGATTTGACAATCATGACCATGCATGTTTTTCCAGGGAGCCTCTGAATAAGTTCAACTTGTTTGTCTCATCTCAAGGTCCTGCAAGATGTCTATCGTCAAGATTCACGCTCGAGAGATCTTTGATTCGCGTGGAAACCCAACTGTGGAGGTCGACCTTTACACTGACAAAGGTAGGTCTAAATGTTCTATACAACTCAAACATTTGTGATGAGTTAAGGCAGTTAAAAATGTTGGAGTGGACTTCAAAAAGACATTGTGATAATATCTGAACTTATTTTCCATGTACTTCAATAATAAAATAGTATATTACCAGCTATGCATGCTCCTAAAGGTCATAATCTCTGCAGaggagtctgtgtgtttgtttttgtttatttgtcttcaGGATTACATTCAAGTGCTGAACAGATTTGTACCAAACCTGGTGAAGGGATTGGTGTGGGCCAGGAAAGaacatattaaatgtttttgtgctTCAAggaattttctcttttcttaaagaTTATGTATAAAGATAACAATatctttaattaaataaatattttcgtTGGTAAGATATCGTGGAGAAATGCTTTAAAACCGAGTAGGAAGTCAAACCTTATATGTGTATTGTGATCTGAAGTTCTTTGTTCAAATGTCTGTGTGCAAGTTAGTGCATGTGGGTCCCTCCCTGTTAATCGTTGGCCCTCCAGCTTTACAAATGTGAGATCGTAAGATGATATAAACATGAAAAACGTGTGGACACCTACATTTTCATCCATTTTACTGCTACTtgtttgaaagcagacaaaCGCACTGGTCACATGCCCACCATGATGCTGTCAATCTAGAAGTTAACTTAAATGTTATACTGTTCAGTGTCTATGGGCAACTCACTGCTAAACTAATGATAGTAGCCACACAGGCCAACTGAGTCTACTGAGCTTGAGACTGCGAGAATGAGATTTGACCCAAAATAAAGTTTAAGAACACGCATCTTACACAGAGTCCTGAAAATTTGACAGTAGCACCCACCCACAGCTTAGACCCGATAGATCCACTTAACCAGTCTGCACGGCAGCTAGCTGGcttaggttttgttttttttggctctCCTGTGCACTGGGCAACTTtattcagttgtgtttgtggCATTTTCACTATAACACAAAGGAAGGGGGAGTTGTGGCTATTGAAGGCTGTGATTTGGTCTGAAATGCTGGTTATGTTGAGACTTTTTTTGTGGCTGTGAAGATCGTGTGTATGATAAAATTGAGATATACTTGGGGGTCTTTTTTGCTGAAGTTTTCAgcaaaaaatctggcatatgtAGAGTGCCATTCTACTTTTAGTTGTTCATAACATATGATTGCTTTTTTAACAAACGATTCCTTGATGATTTTAATATCTAATGTGCATCTCTCAGGCTTGTTCAGGGCTGCTGTACCAAGTGGGGCATCAACTGGAATCTACGAAGCCTTGGAGCTCCGGGACAATGACAAGTCTCGCTACCTTGGGAAAGGTTTGTGTATAATCTTTCTTCTATCATCTTATGAGAAGATAATTATTTAAAGATCAGCTATAGGTTTTCATGTTGATCATGTTGTAGCACTAGATTTAATTAGTACCCAGTGTTTCATTTataggaaaaaatatatattttgcattttttccaTCTATATCTGTCATCtctactttctctctttccctctttggCAGATATGAAGGGGTTAGTGAGTTTCTGTCGCCTctctttaattaaaaactacaaTGTGTCATTTGATCAACTGATTGAACAACTGACCATTGAATGCTTTTGGGAATTGATCAGATATGACACGCATGTTGGATTGTTTCAGCATGTCCTCCCCCCCAGTATGTATGTTTAGCCTGTGGCTGATTGtctattaaataaaacatgttgactTACATTCATGAAAAAGATGTGAAAGCAGTTACAAAAAAGCATCTATAGTGTTGCATGGTTCACAATGTGCCAACAAATGCATTACAGAGCTGCATGTGTTGCTTCCATATTGGCTGTCATTATTTACGCGTGTTCtgaaataattattataatctgTCTGTCACAGGCGTCTCAAAGGCTGTAGAAAACATAAACTCAGCCCTTGGACCTGCACTTGTTGGTCAAGTAAGAAAATAATTCTCCTTCTCTTTACTTTATAAATgtagttttatatttttattttaaattacttCTTAACTtgttctctcccctctcctcagaAGGTATCTGTGGTTGAGCAGGAGAAGATTGACCAGATGATGATTGACATGGACGGAACAGATAACAAATGTAAGTGACAACTATCACacagctttgttttttattctgtaacCATTTCAACAACTGTTTTTCACTTGTTTAGAAGAATGACAGCAGGTACCAACAATCCTGTAGCAAAATGGCTACAAAGCCAATAGTACTGGAAGTTTCACGTAAATAAAATCTCATTAACACAAATAGAACAGATTCAGGTAATTAATTAATGAACTCTAAATACAGCATGTTACCACAAAACTAGCTAATTCATGCTGCTTTAATAATGTGAGTAAAATACTTACTGTTGTAACCATGTTTGAATGTAGCTCAAGTCAGTAGATTGGGAGGTTTTCTTAAACGGAGTATATGCAGCATTGGTTTGGCTATTTTGCTGCATTATGAAGTTGTTTTTCCAACGAGGTGTACTGTGCTGGGATCTAAAAAGTTTCTGAATCAATTTAAATACTATGCACGGGCTAAAAGTGaattatattctttatttacagccaaGTTTGGAGCAAATGCGATCCTGGGTGTGTCTCTGGCTGTTTGCAAAGCCGGTGCAGCAGAGAAAGGAGTCCCCCTGTATCGTCACATTGCTGACCTTGCAGGAAACCCTGAGGTTATCCTGCCTGTGCCGGTGAGGATCTGTGCAACAAAAGAAATGCTGTTTTTCTAATATGAGTCATTAACCTGCCATTTTATTGTGAAGTAACTCATCttcccctctccacctccaccaggcCTTCAATGTGATCAACGGCGGCTCCCATGCAGGAAACAAGCTCGCCATGCAGGAATTCATGATCCTGCCCATTGGCGCGAGCACCTTCAAAGAAGCCATGCGCATTGGAGCCGAGGTTTACCACAATCTCAAAAATGTCATCAAGAAGAAATATGGACAGGATGCCACCAATGTGGGAGATGAAGGTGGTTTTGCCCCAAACATCTTGGAAAACAAGGAAGGTAAAATATTGTAGCCACTTGTCTATTTAATTACACTCTAGGATTTCCCTTTTTATAATCATCacataaatgttgaaaaacgcaaAATCTCCTGGGGGGATTTTGTGTTTCACCCATACGACATCCTTCGACCCAGTTTAATGTTAATCTAATAAAATCGATTGTTGCATTTGATTGCGTTTCAGTTGCTTCCGTGGTTGCTATTTTTCTGGTCTAGCCAGAGATTGTACAGATTGTATAGACAGTCTTATCCGTGTATCTGTAGTGGACTGTTTTCCGAGGTGCTTCATGCAAATCTTGATGCTATTAATAATACTCTGCAACTCATTTGTTGTTTAAACCTGCAGCGCTGGAGTTGGTGAAGGAGGCCATTGCCAAAGCAGGATACACAGATAAGGTTGTGATTGGTATGGATGTGGCAGCGTCTGAATTCTACCGGGATGGAAAATACGACCTGGACTTCAAGTCTCCTGATGACCCAACCCGTTACATCACTCCTGACGAGCTGGCTGATCTCTACAAGAGCTTTGTGAAGGATTATCCAGGTAACCTTCTGACGCTTTCTCTTTTTACACATTATTCAACACCCGGAGAGCACCGCACACAAAGAAGTAATAATGTACACACCAGCGTTTTCGCATGAAGGTTGATGATCTGGCTGTGCTGTGAATATATTAGATACCTTTGCCGTCTCATCTGCTCACTCCCTAAGGGGCCAGGCGAGTTGATTGTGTGATATTGTCAACGCTCGTTTGCACCAACAAATATCTGTTTCATCCTTACAAAGCTGTCCTTACATCAtagtcctttttattttttttaaatactattgACTTTcaagcaaataataaaaatcacatCTTTAGCAGCTGTCGAGCAGGTTTTAAATGGGAATGGGACAGAAAAAGATCAAGGAAAAATatttgaaggagaaaaaaacattaaggcCTCTAATTTATGAAGTAAGTAAAATACAAAGCTCTTTTAACAAATTTGTTCACTGAATCCCAACGATTGATCACAACTGTGGATTTCAACAGGATCTTAAAGTCAAATGACTGTTTATGACAACAATCACAGAGGTATCACTGCCTGGTTGTCAACAATGTTGAACAATGATCAAATGGTGAGATCCCTCTTAGAATTTAACCATATTACCGATTTATTATATCTTTGGTCCTATTTTCATGTTCTGTCAATCATTCCTatcactaataataataatgtacgCTCTCACTTCAGACAGTCACACAGAAAGGTAACACATTTAGTCTTATGATTATACTTCAGGTTAGTCAAACTCCATGGCCAGGACTCAAGTCTTGGACAATGCATGTAGTTTGCACCTTAGACATCAGGCCACTGAAGTCCTCGTGTTTTGATCGAAATGATGACTATTACACAACTCAAGTTGCAGTGaacaattgttttttcttttacactttGATTAAAACCTTTAATTCATTAAGAAGTGTCCTTTTGGGGTTCTGACTGATCCTTTTAATGGAACAGCTGGATGAGTTTCAGTTTAAGCTTTACTGACCATCACTTGTCCATGAAATGAGGAATGTCTGCATATTGTCCTCTTACAGTGGTTTCCATCGAGGATCCCTTTGACCAGGACGACTGGGCTGCCTGGGCCAACTTCACTGGGAGCACTGACATCCAGGTCGTTGGAGACGATCTGACTGTTACCAACCCCAGTCGCATCAGCAAGGCTGTGGAGGAGAAATCCTGCAACTGTCTGCTGCTGAAAGTCAATCAGATCGGCACAGTCACCGAGTCGATGAAAGCGTAAGTCAAGATTTCAGACAGTCACAGAGGTTGTACTTGTATGTAGGCCAGAAGAATCCGAAGATCTAGGCCACCCTGCAGTGACCTACCTCTTGTTTCAGACCTCTGAATTCTCCAATTTATTAAATGGTCGCTCTTAGTCAGGTGCTTCTGGATGTTTGATCTAGGTTTGAGAAATCAGCTAAAATTTGAATAGTAGGCAGCACAAGAAAGTGAAGCGAAGTGGCTGTTAAATCAGATTATTAGGATGATCAGATAATTTATAAATTGAAGTGACCTCTCGGTAATCTCTTTGGTCCCCACAGCTGTAAGATGGCGCAGGAGAACGGCTGGGGTGTGATGGTCAGCCATCGCTCCGGCGAAACTGAGGACACCTTCATCGCAGATTTGGTGGTCGGCCTTTGCACTGGACAGGTGTGTTAATATTTGTTATAAGAGTGTGTCTTTTGGGATCATTGCAGTTTTTATGCCTCATATCGAAATGAATTCTGCCATCATGAAggttcagtttttgtttaaattgttGTAGATAACTTTAAATTTGGTTGTCTAGTCATTTTTGGGGCTGTACCTCATTGATAATAGTTGAATTTTAATTATATCAAATTGCAAGAGTACTTTTTCATCTGCATAAATTAAAGACCACTATCAGAAATGGCTTAAATGCAACATACATTTGTGACATAAATAGTATAATATGGACATATAGAATAActttaaatgattttatatAATCTTTACAGATCAAGACTGGGGCACCTTGTCGCTCTGAGCGTTTGGCCAAATACAACCAGATTCTTAGGTAAGTCATTATTTCACAATCTGAGGAGTTTTATCAcaattgtttcatttttttaatcaaaattaaACTTGCTTCTAGCTCTGTGtagtttgtgaaataaaaaccagTTCTTCTAAACTGCGTATACTTGTGCTGGAAtgattaaatattcaaatatatatattatatatttttaatatataatatatatattgtttcctctgttttaatTGGTGCATTCATCTTTATCATTTTCATGTATTTCCATGTACTTAGTAATGAAAGAGTTGGGACtttaagtttattaaaataaaaaaaataaaattattcaaTCAACATGATTAATTGCTCTGAGAAAAtgcattatttttaaaaagaaaaaaaaggttaagGGTAAATATGTGAGCGGAAACTaactttggattttttttctgtagaaTTGAAGAGGAGTTGGGGGACAAGGCTAAATTTGCTGGAAAAAACTTCAGAAACCCATTGTAAATGGATGAAGCATTTACTTCCATACAAATGGATtcccacataaacacacaagcaaaaCACATTGAATCTTTATTAATATAGTAAAATAGTTACTAATGTAGACCCGTTCGTGTGCTGACTGTGGTTTATAGACAGAACAAACTGTTGTGACTTGTGACACTTTACActctttcactgtattttttttttttttaatgtggattaaaaaaaatttactGATTGTAATTTGATAAATATTAAACTACAGCACTGACTAATTGTGATGACAAAAGCTGCACTTGGAAAAACggttaataaaaatgtttactcCCAGAAATCATTTGCTGTgatgattttatatttgttgttttgctgtgGTGGtagtaaatgtattttatactgATGTGATTTAAACCTAATTATCAGGCAGATTGATTGATACAAATTTTGTGTCTTGATGCAATACTTTAACTCTCAAACCTATCACACTCAGAGTTAAATGACATATTACTTGTTTATTTGgtatttgtctctttttgttACTGCAATTGCAAGATCTACTTTGtagaatgtaaataaatcaatatttatgatgtaaaaaaatacagaaaacatgaataaattaaacatttttatccaGCATCTGATATAATATATAGGAATGATTAAAGAATACGTTACACTTTTTGTTCATGTGGAGATGataatatagatttttttagactaaccctaaccctattatATTATGGTTAAGATTGTTTCTGCTATATCATCAGGTATTCTGTATTATCATAATTACTAATGTAAGCTTTTAGTTGCAGCCCCatatttattgaaatattgTCAACATCATTTAGTTTATAATGTTAAG
This region includes:
- the eno1b gene encoding enolase 1b, (alpha) isoform X2, with the protein product MSIVKIHAREIFDSRGNPTVEVDLYTDKGLFRAAVPSGASTGIYEALELRDNDKSRYLGKGVSKAVENINSALGPALVGQVSVVEQEKIDQMMIDMDGTDNKSKFGANAILGVSLAVCKAGAAEKGVPLYRHIADLAGNPEVILPVPAFNVINGGSHAGNKLAMQEFMILPIGASTFKEAMRIGAEVYHNLKNVIKKKYGQDATNVGDEGGFAPNILENKEALELVKEAIAKAGYTDKVVIGMDVAASEFYRDGKYDLDFKSPDDPTRYITPDELADLYKSFVKDYPVVSIEDPFDQDDWAAWANFTGSTDIQVVGDDLTVTNPSRISKAVEEKSCNCLLLKVNQIGTVTESMKACKMAQENGWGVMVSHRSGETEDTFIADLVVGLCTGQIKTGAPCRSERLAKYNQILRIEEELGDKAKFAGKNFRNPL
- the eno1b gene encoding enolase 1b, (alpha) isoform X1, giving the protein MSIVKIHAREIFDSRGNPTVEVDLYTDKGLFRAAVPSGASTGIYEALELRDNDKSRYLGKGVSKAVENINSALGPALVGQKVSVVEQEKIDQMMIDMDGTDNKSKFGANAILGVSLAVCKAGAAEKGVPLYRHIADLAGNPEVILPVPAFNVINGGSHAGNKLAMQEFMILPIGASTFKEAMRIGAEVYHNLKNVIKKKYGQDATNVGDEGGFAPNILENKEALELVKEAIAKAGYTDKVVIGMDVAASEFYRDGKYDLDFKSPDDPTRYITPDELADLYKSFVKDYPVVSIEDPFDQDDWAAWANFTGSTDIQVVGDDLTVTNPSRISKAVEEKSCNCLLLKVNQIGTVTESMKACKMAQENGWGVMVSHRSGETEDTFIADLVVGLCTGQIKTGAPCRSERLAKYNQILRIEEELGDKAKFAGKNFRNPL